A window of Elusimicrobiota bacterium contains these coding sequences:
- a CDS encoding radical SAM protein: MRGDEFFQAVAVKPPFTKLHPRVAAFFKGYLAREKVVRFGDRFVVNTNFPPFPSPAFDRFAEGFDQVAAGAQRRLHSVTLAVTNRCSYKCWHCYNAGRSQKDIPLARLRQLAAELAELGAVCLTLTGGEPLLRADLEEVVASFDGRFYLSLGTTGSGLTPERARKLKERGLFAVGISLDSETEAEHDRLRGKAGAFRTALAALRMCRDAGLYSYVVAVASPGLLVRERFLSFLRFAKAGGAYEVHLLEPCPIGNLKGRQDAVLSSADCGRILDYQAEVARDEELPILSCFAYVEAPEAFGCGAGLTHLYIDGSGEVSPCNLVPLSFGSILGQPLAAVLERMGRQFRKPRPSCVGKILSARIPDGPVPLPPDASEALCERYLPKKHELPRFFRIRDEATSAAGSRELKQAYDTIHSDYDAFWLCEAGKPVEALVAKLPWNGRERVFEAGCGTGFASALIARRLTDGGSLLAADLSPEMLSLARRRLASLPDAPVRFAEGDALELLGDNGKFDLVFTSWVLGYIPVAPFFQAAAAALRPGGRLAFIVHRENSPRRELELFYALGAQDPHILEMRVAFDFPTRSRVEAELLAAKLRPEELWEGAAVFRYSSAEDVLEHLLKSGAGTAYYNAVKPGCRAETEKKFLELLRQSNAGKPDYKVVHDFVACVATR; the protein is encoded by the coding sequence ATGCGCGGAGACGAGTTCTTCCAGGCCGTGGCCGTCAAGCCCCCCTTCACCAAGCTCCATCCCCGCGTGGCCGCCTTCTTCAAGGGGTACCTGGCCCGGGAGAAGGTCGTCCGCTTCGGCGACCGCTTCGTGGTCAACACCAACTTCCCCCCTTTCCCCAGCCCCGCCTTCGACCGTTTCGCCGAAGGCTTCGACCAGGTCGCCGCGGGCGCCCAGCGGCGCCTGCACTCGGTCACTCTCGCCGTGACCAACCGCTGCTCCTATAAATGCTGGCACTGCTACAACGCCGGACGCAGCCAGAAGGACATCCCCTTGGCGCGGCTGCGACAGCTGGCCGCGGAACTGGCGGAGCTGGGCGCGGTGTGCCTCACCTTGACCGGCGGGGAGCCCCTGCTACGCGCCGACCTCGAGGAGGTCGTCGCCTCTTTCGACGGACGCTTCTACCTGTCCTTGGGCACCACCGGCTCCGGCCTCACCCCGGAGCGCGCCCGGAAGCTCAAGGAGCGGGGCCTCTTCGCCGTGGGCATCAGCCTCGACTCCGAGACCGAGGCCGAGCACGACCGTCTGCGCGGGAAAGCCGGCGCGTTCCGGACGGCGCTGGCGGCCCTGCGCATGTGCCGGGATGCGGGATTGTACTCGTACGTCGTCGCGGTGGCCAGCCCCGGCCTGCTGGTCCGCGAGCGGTTCCTGAGCTTCCTGCGCTTCGCCAAGGCCGGCGGCGCCTACGAGGTGCACCTTCTGGAGCCCTGCCCCATCGGGAACCTCAAAGGCCGCCAGGACGCGGTCCTTTCGTCGGCGGACTGCGGACGCATCCTGGATTACCAGGCGGAGGTCGCCCGCGACGAGGAGCTTCCCATCCTGTCCTGCTTCGCCTACGTGGAGGCACCCGAAGCCTTCGGCTGCGGCGCCGGGCTGACGCATCTCTACATCGACGGCAGCGGCGAAGTCTCGCCCTGCAACCTCGTGCCGCTCTCCTTCGGCAGCATACTGGGCCAGCCGCTGGCGGCCGTCCTGGAGCGCATGGGCCGCCAGTTCCGCAAGCCCCGGCCCTCCTGCGTCGGCAAGATCCTGTCCGCGCGCATCCCGGACGGGCCGGTCCCGCTGCCGCCGGACGCCTCCGAAGCATTGTGCGAACGCTACCTGCCCAAAAAGCATGAGCTCCCCCGCTTCTTCCGGATACGCGACGAGGCGACCAGCGCGGCGGGGAGCCGCGAGCTCAAGCAGGCCTACGACACGATCCATTCGGACTACGACGCCTTCTGGCTCTGCGAAGCGGGCAAGCCTGTGGAAGCCCTCGTGGCCAAGCTGCCTTGGAACGGTCGGGAACGGGTCTTCGAGGCGGGCTGCGGCACGGGCTTCGCCAGCGCGCTCATCGCGCGGCGCCTGACGGACGGAGGCTCGCTGCTGGCCGCGGACCTATCGCCCGAGATGCTCTCTTTGGCGCGCCGCAGGCTCGCCTCCCTGCCGGACGCCCCGGTCCGTTTCGCCGAAGGAGACGCGCTCGAGCTGCTGGGCGACAACGGGAAGTTCGACTTGGTGTTCACGAGCTGGGTCCTGGGCTATATCCCCGTGGCGCCCTTCTTCCAGGCCGCGGCCGCGGCCTTGCGGCCCGGCGGCCGGCTCGCCTTCATCGTGCACCGCGAGAACTCCCCCCGCCGGGAGCTCGAGCTGTTCTATGCCTTGGGCGCGCAGGACCCCCACATCCTGGAGATGCGCGTGGCCTTCGATTTCCCCACCCGCAGCCGCGTCGAGGCCGAGCTGCTGGCCGCCAAGCTGCGGCCTGAGGAGCTATGGGAAGGCGCCGCGGTCTTCCGGTACTCCTCCGCCGAAGATGTGCTGGAGCACCT